Proteins encoded within one genomic window of Variovorax sp. OAS795:
- a CDS encoding AsnC family transcriptional regulator, whose amino-acid sequence MSIDPLDLCLNIGRAQASLNLKLQEQLGAFHGLDCEDFTLLHRLLGAEGGCMPAADLARSLGLPMSALIRKMVLLEKSGLAERTAGANGNGRHAAIRPGGRKLMQAAVTTAEALCAEAVKSLAPESLPQLNAALLALCHGAPHDRADQQVDYAPFRPA is encoded by the coding sequence ATGAGCATCGATCCGCTGGACCTGTGCCTCAACATCGGCCGCGCCCAGGCCAGCCTGAACCTGAAGCTCCAGGAGCAACTGGGCGCCTTCCATGGCCTCGACTGCGAAGATTTCACGCTGCTCCACCGGCTCCTGGGCGCCGAAGGCGGCTGCATGCCGGCGGCCGACCTTGCGCGATCCCTGGGGTTGCCGATGTCGGCGCTGATTCGCAAAATGGTCCTGCTAGAAAAATCGGGCCTGGCCGAACGCACGGCCGGTGCGAATGGAAACGGCCGCCACGCGGCCATTCGCCCCGGTGGCAGAAAACTGATGCAAGCTGCCGTCACGACCGCCGAGGCCCTCTGCGCCGAAGCGGTGAAATCGCTGGCGCCCGAAAGCCTGCCGCAACTCAACGCTGCGCTCCTTGCGCTTTGCCATGGCGCGCCGCACGACCGAGCCGATCAACAGGTAGATTACGCACCTTTTCGACCGGCCTGA
- a CDS encoding GIY-YIG nuclease family protein has protein sequence MNMPQETRRALARKYKETVRPAGVFAIRNTLSGRLYVAGSLDVEGAMNRARFELGLRSHRNKALVRDWTAHGAANFSFEVIDRIKERDDPAFDRAAELEKLLVLWREELQCHGDRGYDAP, from the coding sequence ATGAACATGCCCCAGGAAACGAGGCGCGCCCTCGCAAGGAAATACAAGGAAACCGTCCGCCCCGCGGGCGTCTTTGCCATCCGCAACACGCTCAGCGGCCGCCTCTACGTGGCCGGCAGTCTCGACGTGGAGGGTGCGATGAACCGCGCCCGCTTCGAACTCGGCCTGCGCTCGCACCGCAACAAGGCGCTGGTTCGCGACTGGACCGCACACGGCGCCGCGAACTTCAGCTTCGAGGTGATCGACCGCATCAAGGAGCGCGACGACCCTGCCTTCGATCGCGCTGCGGAACTCGAGAAACTTCTTGTGCTCTGGCGCGAGGAGCTTCAGTGCCACGGCGACCGGGGCTACGACGCGCCATGA